GCATTGCTGGATGAAGAAGAATATAAAGCGTTTATAAAGCAGCGAAAGAAACAGGAAAAAGCCGAGGCCAAAGCTAAAAAGGCGGCTCGCAAATCGGCTGCAAGCAGTTCAGAAGACGGCGGTCAGTCGCCAGAATCGAAATCTGGTGATGAAAAATCGCGCGTTTTCGTGCTGGATTTTGACGGTGATATCCGCGCATCGGCCACCGATGCCATGCGGGAGGAAATTACTGCACTGCTGTCGGTGGCAGAACCCGGGGATGAGGTTGTCATACGGCTGGAAAGTGGCGGCGGCATGGTACACAGCTACGGTTTTGCGGCCAGTCAATTAAAGCGGATCCGCGATGCAGGACTCACATTAACCGTCTGCGTGGACAAAGTGGCTGCCAGCGGCGGTTATATGATGGCTTGTGTGGCGGACCGGATTTTGGCAGCGCCTTTCGCCATCATCGGTTCCATTGGCGTTTTGGCGCAAATGCCTAATTTTCACCGGTTGTTGAAAAAGCACGATATCGACTACGAGTTAATTACCGCTGGAGAGTACAAGCGTACTCTGACCATGTTCGGTGAAAATACCCGTAAAGGCCGCCAGAAGTTCACCGAAGAAATCGAGGATGTACACGGCTTGTTCAAAGCTTTTGTGGCCGAGCATCGGAGCCAGGTCGATATTGCCGAAGTGGCGACCGGTGAGGTGTGGTTTGGTCAGCAGGCGATCGATAACAAGCTCGTGGATGAGCTTAAAACCAGCGATGAATACATCACCAGTAAATATGCGACCGCTCAGGTGTTTGAAATGCGTTACGAGCTGCCCAAAACCCTGCCGCAAAAACTGGGGGTTGCCGCAGAGGCCGCCGTGGACAGGCTGCTGGTCAAAACCTGGAGTCGGGCGACGCAACGGTTTTACTCCTGATATAAAAAAAGGCTTTCCTCGGAAAGCCTTTTTTTTGACGGTGACGATTGCTGTGTTTTCGATCCGGCGGCCCGCTTTGGTTCAATCCCGCCGCAATTTGTCTGACACCGCAATGGGATTCGGGTAGTTAAATATCACAATATAGCTTGAGACGAGAAAGGTAATTATCGCTGTGGCTTCAATCAGCGTTGACGCCCGCGCGCCGATCAGGCCGGCATTGAGTGCCACAAACGCGATCAGCAGGCTGAATTCACTGATCTGGCCTAGCCTGAACCCTATGTCCCAGCTTAAACGGTTTTGCTCGCTGTGATGACGCAAGAGCAGGCGATAGGTGACGGGCTTCAGCGCGAGTACGATTGCTGCCATAACCAGCGCCGCGAACGCCACTTCGGGTAATAGCGATAGGTCAAAGCGCGCACCGATTGCAAAGAAGAATATGATCAGGAAGAAATCCCTGAGCGGTTTCAGGCTGATGGCGATGTATTGTGAAATCGGGCTGGTTGCCAGCGTAATACCCGCGATAAAGGCGCCGATTTCAGCGGACAAGCCCAGGTATTCGCACAGCTCTGCCAGTCCCATGCACCAACCGATGGCGACCAGAAAAATGTACTCGTGAAAACGGTCAAAAGTTTGTATCAGCCTCAACAATATCCATTTGACAAAGGCCCACGCGGCCAGTGCCACCAATGGCAGCGCCGCGAAGGTTTTACCCAGCGTGGGCAGGTCTACGCGCCCGAGGTCACCGCTCAGCAGGACCATCAGGCAGATGATGGCAAGAAAGTCTTGTAACAGCAGCAGACCAACCATGAGATCGCCGGTGTGTTTGTGGTGAAGCACGGTGGTTGGTAACAGTTTGATGCCGATGATGGTAGAGGAAAACATCATGGCCATGCCGATAATCAGGTTTTCCAAATGGCTGAAACCAAACAGCCAACCCACGGCATAGCCTGCACCAGCGAAAATCGCCGAGCTGATCAGACCGATATGGGTAGCCTGTTTGAGCACTGCAAACAGTGCTTTGGGCTGCATGTCGAGCCCCAACAGGAACAACAGAAAAATAATACCTACGCGGGAAATCTCGCTGATGACTTCTACGTTGGTGATGAAGGCAAAACCAAAGGGCCCCAGTAGCATTCCCAGTAAGATATAGGCCACCAACAGGGGCTGGCGGGTATACAGTGCCAGTGACGCGACGATGGCAGCGCCTGTAAAAATCAGGAAAAAAGACTGAAAGAGCGTGGGTTCCATGGTGTTCCTTGATTCAGTGCAGTCTTAAGTGTAAACAAGATTTGTGCCGAGCGGGTGAGGGTCGGGTGAGAAGGCACAAAAAAGCCCGCCTAGGCGGGCTGTGATCTCGGCATCAAGCGCTACGCCGCAGGAACAGGGGTTTATCCTGAACGACCGCCGCCTGATAGTGCTCGGTAAAGTCCTGCAACGAAATGAGGGCAGATTCAAGGTCTGTGCCCTCGCGCAGCGCAAAGGCATTGAATCCGCACCGCAACAGGTAGTGCATCTGATCCTGGATGACATTGCCGAATGCACGGATTTCGCCCGTGAATCCCAGCCGCTCGCGCAGAATCCGCCCGGTTGAAAAGCCCCGGCCATCCATAAATGTGGGGAAGTGGATGGCCACCAATGACAGCTCTTCAAGGGAAGGAGCCAGAGGCTCCGTCAATTCATCACTGTCCACCCACACGGCGTCAATGCCGCGCGCTTTGCACTGGTCGAGGTGTTCGAGCCACAGTGAGAGGGGCACGACATCATTGCTGCGGGTAATCGAGTCCAGCGTGGCGTCCTTGGCAAGGAAAGCACGCCCACAGTCAGCGAGTGCATTGTCTTTAACCAGCTTTGGCATAAACGCGCTCCTTAAAAGGGGTTACGCCTATGCGGCGGTAGGTATCAATAAACTGTTCTTCCGGGGTCCGGTTCTCAACATACACGTCCAGAATCTTCTGGATAACAGCTGGCATGTCATCGCGCCCGAACGAGGGGCCCAACACCGTGCCCAGGCTGGCGTCATTGGCGGCAGACCCGCCCAGCTGGACCTGATAAAACTCTTCGCCTTTTTTATCCACACCCAGTACCCCGATGTGACCAACGTGGTGGTGTCCACAGGCGTTCATACAGCCGGAAATGTTGAGCGTGAGATCACCCAGATCGTAAAGGTAATCCATGTCGTCAAACTTGCGTTGTAATGCTTCTGCGACCGGAATCGATTTGGCATTCGCAAGAGAGCAGAAATCGCCTCCCGGGCAACAAATCATGTCGGTCAACGTACCGATATTGGGCGTGGCAAAACCGTGCGCTTTGGCCTCTGCCCAAAGCGAAGGGAGGTCCGCTTTTCGCACATCGGCCAGAACCAGGTTCTGCTCATGGGTGGCGCGGATTTCGCCGAAACTGTATTTGTCCGCGAGCTCTGCAACGGCCTCCAGCTGTTTGTCTGTGACGTCGCCCGGGGCTACCCCGGTTGGCTTAAGCGAGAGCACAACGGCTGCATAGCCTGGCTGACGATGGCCTTTGACATTGCGCGCGAGCCAGCGTGACAGCGCCAGGTTGTCCTGTGCCGCTTTTGCCAGTGCGTCGCTGGCGGCCAGGTCATCAATCGCCTCATAGGCGGGCAGGGTAAAGAAGCCTTTCGCGCGTTCAATTTCGTTTGCCGGTAAGGTGCTGGCGTTGTCCTTAAGGTGCAGCCATTCGGCCTCAACCTTTTCGGCAAATACTTGCGGCCCCATGGCCTTTACCAGGATTTTAATCCGGGCTTTGTATTTGTTGTCACGGCGACCATAAAGGTTGTAGATCCTTAATATGGCGTCCAGATAAGACAGAATGTGGCGCTCCGGCAGGAATTCACGAATCAGGCTGCCGATGACCGGGGTCCGTCCAAGGCCGCCCCCCACAAAGACTTTGAAGCCGGTTTCACCTTGGTTGTTGCGCACCAGTTGAAGGCCGATGTCGTGGACCAGGATGGCCGCCCGATCCTGCTCAGACCCGCTGACCGCAATCTTGAACTTGCGCGGCAGGAAGGCGAATTCAGGGTGAAAGGTGGACCATTGACGGATGATCTCACAGTAGGGTCTGGGGTCGGTGACTTCGTCTTCGGCAACGCCGGCATACTGATCAGATGTCACGTTGCGGATGCAGTTGCCCGACGTCTGGATTGCGTGCATTTCAACGTCCGCCAGCTCTGCCAGAATATCGGGCACCTGCTCGAGTTGTGGCCAGTTCAATTGTACGTTCTGGCGAGTGGTGAAATGGGCGTAACCTTTATCGTATACGCGGGTAATGTGTGCCAGTTTGCGCAGCTGTTTACTGTTCAGCAGGCCGTAGGGGACTGCAATCCGCAGCATCGGCGCCACGCGCTGGACGTAGAGTCCGTTCTGTAACCGCAGCGGCAAGAATTCTTCGGGCTTCAGGTCGCCGGCCAGGTAGCGCTCGGTTTGACGGCGAAATTGTGCCACCCGTTCGC
This region of Simiduia agarivorans SA1 = DSM 21679 genomic DNA includes:
- a CDS encoding cation:proton antiporter; translation: MEPTLFQSFFLIFTGAAIVASLALYTRQPLLVAYILLGMLLGPFGFAFITNVEVISEISRVGIIFLLFLLGLDMQPKALFAVLKQATHIGLISSAIFAGAGYAVGWLFGFSHLENLIIGMAMMFSSTIIGIKLLPTTVLHHKHTGDLMVGLLLLQDFLAIICLMVLLSGDLGRVDLPTLGKTFAALPLVALAAWAFVKWILLRLIQTFDRFHEYIFLVAIGWCMGLAELCEYLGLSAEIGAFIAGITLATSPISQYIAISLKPLRDFFLIIFFFAIGARFDLSLLPEVAFAALVMAAIVLALKPVTYRLLLRHHSEQNRLSWDIGFRLGQISEFSLLIAFVALNAGLIGARASTLIEATAIITFLVSSYIVIFNYPNPIAVSDKLRRD
- a CDS encoding DUF934 domain-containing protein translates to MPKLVKDNALADCGRAFLAKDATLDSITRSNDVVPLSLWLEHLDQCKARGIDAVWVDSDELTEPLAPSLEELSLVAIHFPTFMDGRGFSTGRILRERLGFTGEIRAFGNVIQDQMHYLLRCGFNAFALREGTDLESALISLQDFTEHYQAAVVQDKPLFLRRSA
- the sohB gene encoding protease SohB; translated protein: MEFLTDYGLFLAKTLTLVVAVVLVIGFAVAAGMKNKRQPEGQVEVRRLNDHYDDIKDMMESALLDEEEYKAFIKQRKKQEKAEAKAKKAARKSAASSSEDGGQSPESKSGDEKSRVFVLDFDGDIRASATDAMREEITALLSVAEPGDEVVIRLESGGGMVHSYGFAASQLKRIRDAGLTLTVCVDKVAASGGYMMACVADRILAAPFAIIGSIGVLAQMPNFHRLLKKHDIDYELITAGEYKRTLTMFGENTRKGRQKFTEEIEDVHGLFKAFVAEHRSQVDIAEVATGEVWFGQQAIDNKLVDELKTSDEYITSKYATAQVFEMRYELPKTLPQKLGVAAEAAVDRLLVKTWSRATQRFYS
- a CDS encoding nitrite/sulfite reductase; its protein translation is MYVYDAHDHQIVRERVAQFRRQTERYLAGDLKPEEFLPLRLQNGLYVQRVAPMLRIAVPYGLLNSKQLRKLAHITRVYDKGYAHFTTRQNVQLNWPQLEQVPDILAELADVEMHAIQTSGNCIRNVTSDQYAGVAEDEVTDPRPYCEIIRQWSTFHPEFAFLPRKFKIAVSGSEQDRAAILVHDIGLQLVRNNQGETGFKVFVGGGLGRTPVIGSLIREFLPERHILSYLDAILRIYNLYGRRDNKYKARIKILVKAMGPQVFAEKVEAEWLHLKDNASTLPANEIERAKGFFTLPAYEAIDDLAASDALAKAAQDNLALSRWLARNVKGHRQPGYAAVVLSLKPTGVAPGDVTDKQLEAVAELADKYSFGEIRATHEQNLVLADVRKADLPSLWAEAKAHGFATPNIGTLTDMICCPGGDFCSLANAKSIPVAEALQRKFDDMDYLYDLGDLTLNISGCMNACGHHHVGHIGVLGVDKKGEEFYQVQLGGSAANDASLGTVLGPSFGRDDMPAVIQKILDVYVENRTPEEQFIDTYRRIGVTPFKERVYAKAG